In a single window of the Lodderomyces elongisporus chromosome 4, complete sequence genome:
- the RPL8B_2 gene encoding 60S ribosomal protein L8B produces MAPKGKKVAPAPFAAKSGKQAEAKNPLLESTPKNFGIGQSIQPKRNLSRFVKWPEYVRLQRQKKILSLRLKVPPSIAQFSQTLDKNTAAQTFKLFNKYRPETAAEKKERLTKEAAAVAEGKSAKDASPKPVVVKYGLNHVVSLIENKKAKLVLIANDVDPIELVVFLPALCKKMGVPYAIVKGKARLGTLVHKKTSSVAALTEVNSADEAELSKLISTIDANYLQKYEENKKHWGGGIMGSKANDKIAKREKFAAQAAAGH; encoded by the coding sequence ATGGCaccaaaaggaaagaaggtCGCACCAGCTCCATTCGCTGCTAAGTCCGGTAAGCAAGCCGAGGCCAAGAACCCATTGCTCGAGTCTACTCCAAAGAACTTTGGTATTGGTCAAAGTATCCAACCAAAGAGAAACCTTTCCAGATTTGTCAAATGGCCAGAATACGTTAGAttgcaaagacaaaagaagatCTTGTCTTTGAGATTGAAGGTCCCACCATCTATTGCTCAATTTAGCCAAACCTTGGACAAGAACACTGCTGCCCAAACTTTCAAGCTTTTCAACAAGTACAGACCAGAAACTGCTGCTGAAAAGAAGGAGCGTTTGACTAAAGaggctgctgctgttgctgaagGTAAATCCGCTAAGGATGCTTCACCAAAGCCAGTTGTTGTCAAATACGGTTTGAACCACGTTGTTTCcttgattgaaaacaagaaggCTAAATTGGTTTTGATTGCCAACGATGTTGACCCAATCGAATTGGTTGTCTTTTTGCCAGCTTTGTGTAAGAAGATGGGTGTCCCATACGCCATTGTGAAAGGTAAGGCTAGATTGGGAACCTTGGTTCACAAGAAGACCTCATCAGTTGCTGCTTTGACCGAAGTCAACTCTGCTGATGAAGCTGAATTGTCTAAGTTGATCTCAACCATCGATGCCAACTACTTGCAAAAATACGAAGAGAACAAGAAGCACTGGGGTGGTGGTATCATGGGCTCAAAGGCTAACGACAAGATTGCCAAGAGAGAGAAGTTTGCTGCTCAAGCTGCTGCTGGTCACTAA
- the CDR1_1 gene encoding Multidrug resistance protein, which produces MSSSSGELKNDSDNKLEKTQTYSSSDQHSINEYQGVNDNDENIRQLARTFTHDSLKDDQSAATLRKYLSNMSDVPGINPVSESDLDRLNPDSDHFEAKFWVKNLKRLFDSDPDYYKPSKLGVAYRDLRAYGVANDTDYQPTVTNALWKLATEGIRSLRKEKESELFNILKHMDAIMRPGELTVVLGRPGSGCSTLLKTIAVNTYGFHVGKESKITYDGLSPKDIEKHYRGDVIYSAETDVHFPHLTVGETLDFAARLRTPKNRGEGIEREAYAKHLASVYMATYGLSHTRNTNVGNDFVRGVSGGERKRVSIAEASLSGANIQCWDNATRGLDAATALEFIRALKTAATILDTTPLIAIYQCSQDAYDLFDKVVVLYEGYQIYFGRADKAKEYFINMGYECPERQTTADFLTSITNPAERIVRPGFDNKVPRIAEEFDAYWKRSPEYNALIQEIDQHFIDCTHLNTKQTYHDSHVAKQSKNLSPSSPYTVSFFMQTRYIMHRNWLRMKGDPSITIFSIFGQLVMALILSSVFYNLSQTTDSFYYRGAAMFFAVLYNAFASLLEIMALFEARPIVEKHKKYALYRPSADALAGIVTELPVKLLMSMSFNFVFYFMVNFRRNPGRFFFYWLICFWCTLVMSHLFRSIGAVSTSLAGAMTPAIVLLLAMVIYTGFVIPTPNMLGWSRWINYINPVGYVFESLMVNEFHDRPFECANFIPTGPGYENISNDNRVCSATGSKPGNLIVNGSDYVRELYEYSNGHKWRNFGITIGFALFFLFIYISLTEFNKGAMQKGEIVLFLRGSLKKQKKQKQLAKAKTDSEFGGMPNEKVSYEAQAEAERFENGNGNFNEKGEVSGDALPSNKEIFFWRNLTYQVKIKKEDRVILDHVDGWVKPGQITALMGASGAGKTTLLNCLSERVTTGVITDGERMVNGHSLDSSFQRSIGYVQQQDLHLAASTVREALQFSAYLRQSNKVPKKEKDEYVDYVIDLLEMTDYADAMVGVAGEGLNVEQRKRLTIGVELVAKPKLLLFLDEPTSGLDSQTAWSICKLMRKLANHGQAILCTIHQPSAILMKEFDRLLFLQKGGKTVYFGDLGEGCQTLINYFESQGADPCPPSANPAEWMLHVVGAAPGSHAKADYFEVWRNSKEYQAVQAELDRMQTELSQLPRDEDPETKYKYAAPLWKQYLIVSWRVILQNWRTPTYIYAKLFLVIAASLFNGFSFFKAGTSMQGLQNQMFSVFMFFIPLNTLIQQMLPYFVRHREVYETREAPSRTFSWVAFITGQITSEIPYQFVIGTISYFCWYYPVGLYQNAEPTDSVNQRGVLMWLFITAFFVYTSTLGQLCMSFNELDINAANLAVMMFTLCLNFCGVLATKDALPGFWIFMYYCNPFTYLVQGMLSTGLANTNVVCRGSELVTVVPPSGTSCSDYMSTYINNFGGYVKDNGGSCDFCQMSSTNVFLKSINALYSERWRNWGLVICFIVANMALTVVFYYLARVPKGNREKKHKK; this is translated from the coding sequence ATGTCTAGCTCTAGTGGGGAGTTGAAAAACGACTCCGACAATAAGCTagaaaaaacacaaacgTATTCAAGTTCTGACCAACATTCAATCAATGAGTACCAAGGTGTCAACGATAATGATGAGAACATTAGGCAGTTGGCTAGAACATTTACCCACGACTCACTCAAAGATGACCAATCTGCTGCCACTTTGCGCAAGTACTTGAGTAACATGTCAGATGTTCCAGGTATTAACCCAGTCAGCGAGTCAGATTTGGATAGATTGAACCCAGATTCAGACCACTTTGAAGCCAAGTTCTGGGTGAAGAACTTGAAGAGATTGTTTGACTCCGACCCAGACTACTACAAACCTTCCAAATTAGGTGTCGCTTACAGAGACTTGAGAGCATACGGTGTCGCCAATGACACAGATTATCAACCAACAGTCACCAATGCACTTTGGAAATTGGCCACAGAAGGAATCAGATCGctcagaaaagaaaaagagagcgAATTGTTCAACATTTTGAAACATATGGATGCTATAATGAGACCCGGTGAGTTGACTGTGGTTTTGGGTAGACCAGGAAGTGGTTGTTCTACCTTGTTAAAGACAATTGCTGTCAACACATATGGTTTCCATGTTGGTAAAGAATCCAAAATTACATACGACGGATTGTCGCCAAAGGATATCGAGAAACACTACAGAGGTGATGTTATCTACTCTGCAGAAACTGACGTTCATTTTCCTCACTTGACCGTTGGCGAAACATTGGACTTTGCCGCCAGACTAAGAACACCAAAAAATCGTGGTGAAGGTATTGAAAGAGAAGCATACGCCAAGCATTTGGCCAGTGTTTATATGGCAACATACGGGTTGTCCCACACAAGAAACACAAACGTTGGTAACGATTTCGTTAGAGGTGTTTCCGGTGgtgagagaaagagagttTCGATTGCTGAAGCATCATTGAGTGGAGCAAATATCCAATGTTGGGATAATGCCACAAGAGGTTTGGATGCAGCCACCGCGTTGGAGTTTATCAGAGCATTGAAAACTGCCGCAACCATTCTTGACACTACCCCTTTGATTGCTATTTACCAATGTTCTCAAGATGCATACGATTTGTTTGACAAAGTTGTGGTTTTATATGAAGGTTACCAAATCTATTTCGGAAGAGCAGACAAGGCAAAAGAGTATTTCATCAATATGGGATACGAATGTCCTGAAAGACAAACCACTGCTGATTTCTTGACATCCATCACTAATCCAGCTGAAAGAATTGTTCGTCCAGGCTTTGACAATAAGGTTCCTCGTATAGCAGAAGAGTTTGATGCTTACTGGAAAAGATCTCCAGAGTATAATGCCCTCATCCAAGAAATTGACCAACACTTTATTGATTGCACCCATCTCAATACAAAGCAAACATACCACGACTCACACGTGGCAAAGCAGTCCAAAAATTTGAGCCCATCATCTCCATACACTGTTTCATTCTTTATGCAAACAAGATACATTATGCATCGGAATTGGCTTCGAATGAAGGGAGATCCATCAATCACCATTTTCTCCATCTTTGGTCAATTGGTAATGGCACTTATCCTTTCCTCGGTGTTTTACAACTTAAGTCAAACGACTGACTCTTTTTACTATCGTGGTGCTGCAATGTTCTTTGCAGTGTTGTATAATGCATTTGCCTCGCTTTTGGAAATTATGGCTCTTTTCGAAGCTAGACCAATTGTGGAAAAGCACAAAAAATACGCTCTATATCGACCCTCAGCTGATGCGTTGGCTGGTATTGTTACTGAGCTTCCTGTTAAACTTTTGATGTCCATGTCTTTTAACTTTGTGTTTTATTTCATGGTGAACTTTAGAAGAAACCCTGGAagattcttcttttattggCTCATATGTTTTTGGTGTACCTTGGTTATGTCGCATTTGTTCCGTTCTATTGGTGCTGTGTCAACATCATTAGCTGGTGCAATGACGCCAgcaattgttcttttgttaGCAATGGTTATCTACACTGGTTTTGTTATCCCAACACCAAATATGTTGGGTTGGTCGAGATGGATCAATTATATTAACCCTGTCGGGTACGTATTTGAGTCCTTGATGGTTAATGAATTTCATGATCGTCCATTTGAATGTGCTAATTTCATACCTACTGGTCCAGGTTACGAGAATATCTCCAATGATAACAGAGTTTGTTCTGCTACTGGGTCAAAGCCAGGTAATTTAATTGTGAATGGTTCAGACTACGTGCGTGAACTTTATGAGTATTCCAATGGCCACAAATGGAGAAACTTTGGTATTACTATTGGATttgctctcttttttttgttcatttaCATTTCCCTTACTGAGTTCAACAAAGGTGCTATGCAAAAGGGtgaaattgttttgtttttgagaGGATcattgaagaaacaaaagaaacaaaaacaattggcAAAAGCCAAAACCGACTCTGAGTTTGGTGGAATgccaaatgaaaaagttaGTTACGAAGCTCAAGCCGAGGCTgaaagatttgaaaatggtAATGGTAATTTCAACGAAAAAGGTGAGGTTAGTGGTGATGCATTACCAAGCAACAAGGAAATCTTTTTCTGGAGAAACTTGACTTACCAAGTCaagatcaaaaaagaagatcgTGTTATTTTGGACCATGTTGATGGATGGGTCAAGCCAGGTCAGATTACTGCTTTGATGGGTGCTTCCGGTGCTGGTAAAACTACCCTTTTGAACTGTTTATCAGAGCGTGTTACTACTGGTGTCATCACTGATGGTGAAAGAATGGTGAATGGTCACTCTTTGGACTCGTCTTTCCAGAGATCTATTGGTTAtgttcaacaacaagattTGCATTTGGCTGCATCCACCGTGAGAGAAGCATTACAATTTTCTGCCTATTTGAGACAATCTAATAAAGTtccaaagaaagagaaagatgaATATGTTGATTATGTTATTGATCTTTTGGAAATGACAGATTATGCCGATGCCATGGTTGGTGTTGCCGGTGAAGGTCTTAACGTTgagcaaagaaagagatTGACTATTGGTGTTGAATTGGTTGCCAAACCtaaattattgttgtttcttgatGAACCCACCTCAGGTTTGGACTCACAGACTGCATGGTCGATTTGTAAGTTGATGAGAAAGCTCGCTAACCACGGACAGGCAATTTTGTGTACTATCCACCAGCCTTCAGCTATCTTGATGAAGGAGTTTGACagattattgtttttacaAAAAGGTGGTAAAACTGTTTACTTTGGAGACCTTGGTGAGGGCTGCCAAACATTGATCAACTACTTTGAAAGTCAAGGCGCAGACCCATGTCCACCAAGTGCCAATCCAGCTGAATGGATGTTGCACGTTGTTGGTGCAGCCCCAGGATCACATGCCAAAGCAGATTATTTTGAGGTTTGGAGAAACTCTAAGGAATACCAAGCGGTGCAAGCTGAGTTGGATAGAATGCAAACAGAGTTATCGCAATTGCCTCGTGATGAAGACCCcgaaacaaaatacaagTACGCTGCGCCTTTGTGGAAACAATATTTGATTGTTAGTTGGAGAGTTATACTTCAAAACTGGAGAACGCCTACATATATTTAtgcaaaattgtttttggttaTTGCAGCTTCTTTGTTCAATGGTTTCtcatttttcaaagcaGGTACTTCAATGCAGGGTTtacaaaaccaaatgttTTCGGTATTTATGTTTTTCATTCCATTGAACACTTTGATTCAGCAAATGTTGCCATACTTTGTCAGACATAGAGAGGTTTATGAGACTCGTGAGGCTCCGTCCCGTACATTTAGTTGGGTTGCATTCATCACTGGTCAAATTACTTCTGAGATTCCATATCAATTTGTTATTGGTACTATTTCATACTTTTGCTGGTACTACCCTGTTGGATTATACCAAAATGCCGAGCCAACTGATTCTGTCAACCAAAGAGGTGTACTTATGTGGCTCTTTATTACTGCGTTCTTTGTTTATACATCAACGTTGGGTCAGTTGTGTATGTCATTTAACGAGTTGGATATAAATGCTGCTAATCTTGCGGTGATGATGTTTACATTGTGTCTTAACTTCTGTGGTGTTTTGGCTACGAAAGATGCATTGCCAGGATTCTGGATTTTTATGTACTACTGCAACCCATTTACTTATTTGGTGCAAGGTATGTTGTCGACTGGTTTAGCAAACACCAATGTTGTTTGTAGAGGATCAGAACTTGTTACCGTGGTGCCACCCCTGGGAACTTCATGTTCAGACTACATGCTGACGTATATCAATAATTTCGGTGGTTATGTGAAGGATAATGGAGGAAGTTGTGACTTTTGTCAAATGAGCTCTACCAATGTCTTTTTGAAATCGATCAATGCATTGTACAGCGAGAGATGGAGAAATTGGGGACTTGTTATTTGCTTCATTGTTGCCAACATGGCTTTAACTGTTGTTTTCTATTACCTTGCTCGTGTTCCTAAAGGCAACAGGGAAAAGAAGCACAAGAAGTAG
- the CDR1_3 gene encoding Multidrug resistance protein, translating into MNLEVSQQNLKIYEGFNDDDEHVRDLARTFTQASADLTYNDKEDANNDSSYKNNNTDTAIGLKRMLSHMSEVPGVNPLSDHEIERLNPDSDLFEAKFWVKNLKKLYESDPDYYKPSSLGVAYRDLRAYGLANDIDYQATVTNVLWKLATQSYRWIRKEKESDYFNILKPMDGIMRPGELTVVLGRPGSGCSTLLKSVAVNTYGFHLGRESQITYDGLTQQQIRKNFRGDVIYSAETDVHFPHLTVGDTLEFAARFRTPHNRGINVTREAYAKHLASAYMAMYGLSHTKYTYVGNEVVRGVSGGERKRVSIAEVSLSGANIQCWDNATRGLDAATALEFIRALKTSAMVLDTTPLIAIYQCSQDAYELFDKTVVLYEGYQIYFGRADKAKKYFINMGYECPERQTTADFLTSITNPAERIVRPGFEHKVPRLPREFDKYWKKSPEHQTLIQEIDDYLATCETRNAKGQYQQSHVAKQAKHMNTASPYTVSFPMQVKYITKRNWLRMKGDPSIPVFSVLGQFFMGLVLSSVFYNLSQTTESFYFRGAGMFFAVLYNAFASLLEIMALFEARPIVEKHKKYALYRPSADALASIITEFPVKLAMSISFNLVFYFMVNFRREPGRFFFYWLMCIWCTLVMSHLFRSIGAVSTSLAGAMTPAIVLLLALVIYTGFVIPTTTMLGWSRWINYINPVGYVFESLMVNEFHNREFECATFIPMGPGYENVSDANRVCTTVGSRSGSNIVNGTDYVAGLYGYFNSHKWRNLGITIGFAVFFLVIYIFLTEFNKGAMQKGEILLFLRGKLGKHKLLKRAKGNGNFINNDYGREVKEEEVGENAYEKVNFESAVEAERSNKIGRGEGGGGRGQAKEEEKDDNDEEEKEHGKKEKSRRMPDSLASQANLSFDKDIFMWRNLTYQVKIKKEDRIILNRVDGWVKPGQITALIGATGAGKTTLLNCLSERLTTGVITDGIRMVNGHSLDSSFQRSIGYAQQQDLHLAASTVREALQFSAYLRQSSNISKREKDEYVDYVINLLEMNNYADAMVGVAGEGLNVEQRKRLTIGVELVAKPKLLLFLDEPTSGLDSQTAWSICKLLRKLADHGQAILCTIHQPSAILMKEFDRLLFLQQGGQTVYFGNLGFNCSTLIDYFESQGADPCPPSANPAEWMLHVVGAAPGSHAKQDYFEVWRNSKEYQAVQAELDKMQTELSKLPRDGDPETRLKYAASWWSQYLLVSKRVIVQNWRTPVYIWSKLFLVIAAALFNGFSFFKAGTSLQGLQNQMFSVFMSFIPFNTLIQQMLPYFAVHRDVYETRESPSRMFSWFAFIAGQITSELPFQVILGTLAYFCWYYPVGLYANAIATDSVAERGTLVWLYLVAFYVWCSTIGQMCMSFSEHQINAGNLASLLFMFCLLFCGVLATKSDLPGFWIFMYYCNPLTYLIQGILVSSLANTNVVCNANEMVPVVPPQGMSCNQFLGPFIQRVGGYVESVDGVCYFCSMGSTNVFLHSLNAEYSERWRNWGIVIAFIVINMFITAALYWLVRVPKRNREQKVKVV; encoded by the coding sequence atgaATCTCGAGGTTTCGCaacaaaatttaaagaTATATGAAGGTTTCAACGATGACGACGAACATGTACGAGATTTAGCACGAACTTTCACACAAGCATCGGCTGACTTGACGTACAATGATAAAGAAGATGCTAATAATGATAGTAGCTATAAGAATAACAATACCGACACTGCGATTGGATTAAAGAGAATGCTCTCGCACATGTCAGAGGTGCCAGGTGTCAATCCATTATCTGATCACGAAATAGAAAGACTAAATCCAGATTCAGATCTATTTGAAGCCAAGTTCTGGgtcaaaaacttgaaaaagttgTATGAATCCGATCCCGATTACTACAAGCCTTCGAGCTTGGGTGTAGCGTATCGTGATTTGCGTGCTTATGGACTTGCCAATGATATTGACTATCAAGCAACAGTGACTAACGTTCTTTGGAAGTTAGCTACACAAAGCTACCGGTGGAttagaaaggaaaaagaatcCGATTATTTTAACATCTTAAAGCCTATGGATGGTATAATGAGACCAGGAGAGCTAACTGTGGTGCTTGGTAGGCCAGGAAGCGGGTGCTCCACGTTACTAAAATCAGTCGCAGTGAATACATATGGATTTCATTTAGGTAGAGAGTCTCAAATAACATATGACGGCTTaactcaacaacaaatccGGAAAAACTTTCGCGGAGATGTCATATACTCTGCTGAAACAGATGTACATTTCCCTCATTTGACAGTGGGTGATACTTTGGAGTTTGCCGCAAGATTTAGAACTCCGCATAACCGAGGCATCAATGTAACTAGAGAAGCTTATGCAAAGCATTTGGCAAGTGCATATATGGCCATGTATGGTTTATCACATACTAAATACACCTATGTTGGAAATGAGGTTGTGAGAGGCGTATCTGGTGGCGAACGCAAAAGGGTCTCCATTGCCGAAGTTTCGTTGAGTGGAGCAAATATCCAATGTTGGGATAATGCCACAAGAGGTTTGGATGCAGCCACTGCCTTGGAGTTTATTCGAGCCTTAAAGACATCTGCGATGGTGCTTGATACTACTCCATTGATTGCTATTTATCAATGTTCTCAAGATGCTTATGAACTCTTTGATAAAACTGTGGTTTTATATGAAGGTTACCAAATCTATTTCGGAAGAGCAGAcaaggcaaaaaaatatttcaTCAATATGGGATACGAATGTCCTGAAAGACAAACCACTGCTGATTTCTTGACATCCATTACAAATCCAGCTGAAAGAATTGTTCGCCCCGGGTTTGAACACAAAGTACCTAGACTTCCCCGGGAGTTTGATAAGTATTGGAAAAAATCACCAGAGCATCAAACTTTAATCCAAGAGATTGATGACTATCTTGCAACTTGCGAGACTCGTAATGCAAAGGGCCAATATCAACAGTCACATGTTGCAAAACAAGCTAAACACATGAATACGGCGTCACCATATACAGTGTCGTTTCCGATGCAAGTGAAATACATCACAAAGAGAAACTGGCTTCGAATGAAAGGTGACCCATCTATTCCAGTTTTTAGTGTACTTGGTCAATTCTTTATGGGCCTTGTTTTGTCATCAGTATTTTATAATTTGAGTCAAACGACGGAATCATTTTATTTCAGAGGAGCAGGAATGTTCTTTGCAGTATTATATAATGCATTTGCATCTTTATTGGAAATTATGGCTCTTTTTGAAGCTAGACCTATTGTGGAAAAGCACAAAAAATATGCATTATATCGACCATCGGCAGACGCTTTAGCTAGTATTATTACTGAATTCCCAGTAAAATTGGCAATGTCCATATCTTTCAATTTGGTATTCTACTTTATGGTGAACTTTAGGCGAGAACCAGGTAggttcttcttttactgGCTCATGTGTATTTGGTGTACCTTGGTAATGTCGCATTTATTCCGTTCTATTGGTGCAGTCTCAACATCATTAGCGGGTGCAATGACTCCTGCGATTGTATTGCTACTAGCATTGGTCATCTATACTGGGTTTGTGATTCCAACTACAACAATGTTGGGCTGGTCGAGATGGATCAATTATATCAATCCTGTCGGGTACGTATTTGAGTCCTTGATGGTTAACGAATTCCATAATCGTGAGTTTGAATGTGCTACATTCATTCCCATGGGACCAGGCTATGAAAACGTTTCTGATGCCAATCGAGTATGCACTACTGTGGGTTCTCGTTCAGGATCCAATATTGTGAATGGTACAGACTATGTCGCTGGATTATATGGGTATTTTAATTCACACAAATGGAGAAACTTGGGTATTACAATCGGGTTtgctgttttctttcttgtaatatacatttttttgaCAGAGTTCAACAAGGGTGCCATGCAAAAAGGAGagattcttttatttttgagaGGAAAATTGGGTAAGCATAAATTGCTTAAAAGGGCTAAAGGTAATGGGAATTTTATCAATAATGACTATGGAAGAGAGGTaaaagaggaggaggtTGGCGAGAACGCTTATGAAAAAGTCAATTTTGAAAGCGCAGTTGAAGCGGAGAGGAGTAACAAGATTGGACGAGGCGAAGGCGGAGGCGGACGTGGacaagcaaaagaagaagaaaaagatgacaatgatgaagaagaaaaagaacacggaaaaaaggaaaaatcaaGAAGAATGCCTGATTCATTGGCCAGCCAGGCAAACCTCTCTTTTGATAAGGATATATTTATGTGGCGCAATTTGACTTATCAAGTCaagatcaaaaaagaagatcgCATCATATTGAATCGTGTTGATGGGTGGGTCAAACCTGGACAGATTACAGCATTAATTGGTGCTACAGGTGCAGGTAAAACTACGTTACTTAATTGTTTGTCAGAGAGATTGACTACTGGTGTCATTACTGATGGTATAAGAATGGTCAATGGACATTCTTTAGATTCTTCGTTTCAAAGATCTATTGGGTATGCACAGCAACAGGATTTGCATTTGGCTGCATCCACCGTGAGAGAAGCATTACAATTTTCTGCCTATTTGAGACAATCGAGCAACATCTCcaaaagggaaaaagatgaatatGTTGATTACGTCATCAATTTGTTAGAGATGAACAACTATGCTGATGCCATGGTTGGTGTTGCCGGTGAAGGTCTTAACGTTgagcaaagaaagagatTGACTATTGGTGTTGAATTGGTTGCCAAACCtaaattattgttgtttcttgatGAACCCACCTCAGGTTTGGACTCACAGACTGCATGGTCTATATGTAAACTACTTCGAAAGCTTGCAGATCATGGTCAGGCAATTTTGTGTACTATCCATCAACCTTCAGCTATATTGATGAAGGAGTTTGAtaggttgttgtttttacaACAAGGTGGCCAAACTGTTTATTTTGGAAATTTAGGATTCAATTGCTCAACATTAATTGACTACTTTGAAAGTCAAGGCGCAGATCCATGTCCACCCAGTGCCAATCCAGCTGAATGGATGTTGCACGTTGTTGGTGCAGCCCCGGGGTCACATGCAAAACAAGATTATTTTGAGGTTTGGAGAAACTCTAAGGAATACCAAGCGGTGCAAGCTGAGTTGGACAAAATGCAAACAGAGTTATCGAAATTACCAAGAGATGGTGATCCCGAGACCAGGTTAAAATATGCTGCGCTGTGGTGGAGCCAGTATTTGTTGGTTAGTAAACGGGTAATTGTGCAAAATTGGCGAACGCCCGTATACATCTGGTCTAAATTGTTTCTTGTCATTGCAGCTGCATTATTTAATGGATTTTCATTCTTCAAGGCAGGTACATCTCTACAAGGATTGCAGAATCAAATGTTTTCTGTGTTCATGTCGTTTATTCCATTCAACACACTAATTCAACAAATGTTGCCGTATTTTGCTGTGCATAGAGATGTCTACGAGACAAGAGAGTCACCCTCTAGGATGTTTAGTTGGTTTGCATTTATTGCTGGTCAAATCACTTCGGAGTTGCCGTTCCAAGTCATCTTGGGCACATTAGCATATTTCTGCTGGTATTATCCTGTGGGACTTTatgcaaatgcaattgCCACAGATTCAGTTGCAGAGAGAGGTACACTTGTATGGCTATATTTGGTTGCTTTTTATGTTTGGTGTTCTACTATTGGTCAAATGTGCATGTCATTTCTGGAGCATCAAATTAATGCTGGTAATTTGGCATCGcttttgtttatgttttgtttgttattCTGTGGCGTGCTTGCTACAAAGCTGGATTTGCCAGGGTTTTGGATTTTTATGTACTATTGCAATCCGTTGACGTATTTGATACAGGGGATCTTGGTATCGAGTTTAGCAAATACTAATGTTGTTTGCAATGCTAATGAAATGGTTCCTGTTGTTCCACCCCAAGGTATGAGTTGTAACCAGTTTTTGGGTCCATTTATTCAAAGGGTTGGTGGATATGTGGAGAGTGTGGATGGTGTATGTTATTTCTGTCTGATGGGGTCGACCAATGTGTTTTTGCATTCCTTGAATGCTGAGTATAGTGAGAGATGGAGAAATTGGGGCATAGTGATTGCATTTATTGTGATTAATATGTTTATCACTGCAGCACTTTACTGGCTTGTGCGTGTACCCAAGAGGAATAGAGAACAAAAAGTCAAGGTTGTCTGA